One genomic region from Prunus persica cultivar Lovell chromosome G3, Prunus_persica_NCBIv2, whole genome shotgun sequence encodes:
- the LOC18783601 gene encoding putative disease resistance protein RGA3, which translates to MYLSLNLFPFFFQKKIFLFPFFFSKENLSFLFFFSNESLRLSFFHFVYSRPFFCLSCQSSFKLQAPIMADALALVSRLLDQLDGKEEFTELTGILRHIEPVLEDAEKRRVKEERVRVWLEKLKDVSCDIEDVLDELSTAIPKLEEETHGTKKAFVLMKVCFSRLTSCFCCSQLVNRVGQRRRIKCLRERLSVIFAESHGFRFRKYREIDQPERVGTGISTSHKLIEEPSLYGRDEDQKMLIRNLVSESSEEGVVRGPGVISIVGVGGIGKTTLAHLVYNDQKVKAHFDLRIWVCKSFSSRELRIAEEILQVIAQKTKTSNLVELEALLESIRASVSGKKFLLVLDNVWDPRDADFSKGYLLWKLLRFGVAGSRILVTARTERMAKRIGATRMIHLNALSQESSWLTFRQIAFFGRDASECKQLEKIGKKIVKICYGLPLAIKVIGGLLHFKSSRGEWESVLREMIWELGHANNISTFDLLLFSYHDLSPALRCCFSYCAIFPKDHVIERDNLIKMWMSQGFLGLSVDRNKEKEMLGQEYFMNLAMRSFFQDFERDYKGNIIKCKMHDLVHLLAQYVTRYECFITGVDCVEEPDVESALHSTFVQALGGYIGEPDIKGARHSTFVLAPGDAIPISTHNRKGLRTLFTLCSMNVPINPGTFVHLTCLRTLNLSRCWFKELPQEVGKFIHLRYLNLSSNDELEILPETLCDLSNLQTLLINNCMQIRKLPEGMGKLVNLRHLHLDYCFNLESLPRGIAKLTSLQTLDMLVVPCDDEEEAFKLGDLKNLNLEGYLHICRCGNLQNVTAAEKVELITRGNLVDLNLDFDWSEERRLKDKIILEALQPHPNLESLEIRKYRGTTISPDWMLRLTNLRRLILHSCSDCESLPPLGKLPSLESLEICLMSSMKKVGCEFLGIDSGGSENSSIISFPKLRELRFSSLFKWNAWVGSARSMKGDASIKIMPSLHTLEIDSCFCIKVLPYFLRRIPLQNLTINKCKILQKHCQKEKGKEWFKISHIPNIKINI; encoded by the coding sequence ATGTATCTTTCTCTTaaccttttcccttttttttttcaaaagaaaatctttctctttcctttttttttttcaaaagaaaatctttctttccttttctttttttccaatgaaaGTCTCcgtctttccttttttcattttgtatatAGCCGCCCCTTTTTCTGTCTTTCTTGCCAATCAAGCTTCAAGCTCCAAGCTCCGATCATGGCTGATGCACTTGCCCTGGTTTCCAGACTGTTAGACCAACTGGACGGAAAGGAGGAATTTACAGAGCTCACCGGAATCCTCCGCCACATTGAACCAGTGCTGGAGGATGCAGAGAAGAGGCGAGTGAAAGAGGAGCGCGTGAGAGTGTGGTTGGAGAAGCTCAAAGACGTGAGCTGCGACATCGAAGACGTGTTGGATGAGTTGAGCACTGCCATACCcaaattggaagaagaaactcATGGAACAAAGAAAGCTTTCGTTTTGATGAAGGTATGCTTTTCTCGGCTTACCTCTTGCTTTTGCTGCAGTCAATTAGTCAATCGGGTCGGTCAACGACGTCGTATTAAGTGTTTGAGGGAAAGACTGAGTGTGATTTTCGCTGAGAGTCATGGGTTCAGGTTTAGAAAGTACAGAGAGATTGATCAGCCGGAGAGAGTAGGAACAGGAATTTCTACCTCCCataaattgattgaagaacCGAGTTTATATGGTCGAGATGAAGATCAGAAGATGTTAATAAGAAATTTGGTATCTGAGAGTAGTGAAGAGGGTGTGGTTAGGGGGCCTGGTGTCATCTCCATTGTTGGTGTGGGTGGAATTGGGAAAACCACTCTTGCACACTTAGTATATAATGATCAAAAGGTTAAAGCTCATTTTGATTTGAGAATTTGGGTGTGTAAGTCGTTTTCGTCTCGTGAGTTGAGGATTGCTGAAGAAATTCTTCAAGTTATTGCCCAAAAAACTAAGACATCAAACTTGGTTGAATTGGAAGCTTTACTCGAGAGTATTCGTGCATCTGTTTCAGGAAAGAAGTTCCTTCTTGTGTTGGATAATGTGTGGGATCCCCGGGATGCAGACTTTTCGAAGGGTTATCTTCTTTGGAAGCTTTTGCGTTTTGGTGTGGCGGGCAGTAGAATTTTGGTGACCGCAAGAACTGAGCGCATGGCTAAGAGGATTGGAGCAACTAGGATGATTCATCTAAATGCATTGTCACAAGAATCTTCTTGGTTGACATTTAGGCAAATTGCATTTTTTGGAAGGGATGCAAGTGAGTGCAAACAACTAGAAAAAATTGGTAAGAAAATTGTGAAGATCTGCTATGGCTTGCCTCTTGCGATAAAGGTCATCGGGGGTCTCCTGCACTTTAAGAGTAGTAGAGGAGAGTGGGAATCTGTTTTGCGAGAGATGATCTGGGAATTGGGACATGCAAACAACATAAGCACTTTTGACCTGCTTCTGTTTAGTTATCATGATTTGTCTCCTGCACTAAGATGTTGTTTCTCATATTGCGCAATTTTTCCGAAAGATCACGTGATTGAGAGAgacaatttaattaaaatgtggATGTCACAAGGTTTTCTTGGTCTCAGTGTTGacagaaacaaagagaaggaaaTGTTAGGTCAAGAATACTTTATGAACTTAGCAATGCGGTCTTTCTTCCAGGATTTCGAAAGAGATTATAAAGGAAATATTATCAAATGCAAGATGCATGACTTGGTGCATCTCTTGGCCCAATATGTCACTAGATATGAATGCTTTATCACGGGTGTTGATTGTGTTGAAGAGCCAGACGTTGAAAGTGCCCTTCATTCTACTTTTGTCCAAGCACTGGGGGGTTACATAGGAGAGCCAGACATTAAAGGGGCTCGTCATTCTACTTTTGTCCTAGCACCTGGGGATGCAATTCCTATCTCAACGCACAACAGAAAAGGACTGCGCACCCTCTTCACTTTGTGTTCAATGAATGTTCCGATAAATCCCGGGACATTCGTGCATCTAACATGTCTTAGAACATTAAATTTGAGTCGCTGCTGGTTCAAAGAACTACCACAGGAGGTTGGTAAGTTCATACATTTGAGATATCTCAATTTATCTAGTAATGATGAGTTGGAAATATTGCCGGAGACATTGTGTGATTTATCGAACTTGCAAACCTTGTTGATCAACAATTGCATGCAAATTAGAAAACTACCAGAAGGGATGGGGAAACTAGTGAACTTAAGACATCTTCACCTTGATTATTGTTTTAATCTAGAGAGTTTGCCGAGGGGAATTGCGAAGCTGACTTCTCTTCAAACACTCGATATGCTTGTTGTACCATGTGATGATGAGGAAGAAGCATTTAAGCTGGGAGatttgaaaaatttgaacctcgaAGGGTATCTTCATATTTGTAGGTGTGGAAACCTACAAAATGTGACTGCGGCTGAGAAAGTAGAACTCATTACTAGAGGGAACCTTGTTGATTTGAATCTAGATTTTGATTGGAGTGAAGAGAGGAGACTTAAAGATAAAATTATACTTGAAGCTTTACAACCACATCCAAATTTGGAATCTTTAGAGATTCGAAAATATCGAGGCACCACCATATCTCCAGATTGGATGCTGCGGTTAACAAATTTGAGAAGGCTTATCCTGCATTCCTGCTCAGATTGTGAGTCTTTACCTCCTTTGGGGAAACTCCCATCCCTTGAATCATTGGAAATATGTCTTATGAGTAGCATGAAAAAGGTTGGGTGTGAGTTTTTGGGAATAGATTCTGGTGGGTCAGAGAACTCATCTATTATTTCATTCCCGAAATTGAGGGAACTTCGATTTTCATCCTTGTTCAAGTGGAATGCATGGGTAGGGAGTGCAAGGTCCATGAAAGGAGATGCTTCTATCAAAATAATGCCAAGTCTTCATACCTTAGAGATTGACTCTTGCTTTTGCATTAAAGTGCTTCCATACTTCCTCCGAAGAATACCACTGCAGAATTTGACGATCAACAAGTGTAAAATTCTCCAAAAACATTGCCAAaaggagaaaggaaaagagtgGTTCAAAATTTCTCACATcccaaatatcaaaattaatatttaa
- the LOC18781608 gene encoding magnesium transporter MRS2-1: MEDLKERLLPPKVPKPASAINLRESSYRPAAFGRQPFQSVDVLGLKKRGQGLRSWIRVDTYGNSQIIEVDKFTMMRRCDLPARDLRLLDPLFVYPSTILGREKAIVVNLEQIRCIITADEVLLLNSLDSYVLQYVVELQRRLTTNGVGDVWQSDGSELSRRRGNRNFDSVFGSTSPDYLPFEFRALEVALEAACKFLDSQAAELEIEAYPLLDELTSKISTLNLERARRLKSRLLALTRRVQKVRDEIEQLMDDDGDMAEMYLTDKKSRMESSFYGDQSVLGYRSTDGTSLSAPVSPVASPPDGRKLEKSLSIARSRHESMRSSDSTTESIEELEMLLEAYFVVIDSTLNKLTSLKEYIDDTEDFINIQLDNVRNQLIQFELLLTTATFVVAIFGVVAGIFGMNFTIPLFDNAGAFKWVLIITGVTGFCIFSAFVWFFKYRRLMPL; this comes from the exons ATGGAGGACCTCAAAGAGAGGCTGCTTCCGCCAAAAGTCCCAAAACCTGCATCAGCTATTAACCTTCGGGAGTCATCTTATCGACCAGCAGCCTTTGGAAGGCAACCCTTTCAAAGTGTGGATGTTCTGGGGCTGAAGAAGCGGGGCCAGGGCCTTCGGTCTTGGATTCGTGTTGATACGTATGGGAATTCTCAGATCATTGAAGTTGACAAGTTCACCATGATGCGTCGTTGTGATCTACCTGCCCGTGATCTACGCCTGCTTGATCCTCTATTTGTTTACCCTTCAACCATCCTTGGAAGAGAGAAAGCTATCGTTGTAAACCTAGAGCAGATTCGATGTATAATTACGGCCGATGAGGTTCTTCTTTTGAATTCACTTGATAGCTATGTATTGCAATATGTGGTGGAGCTTCAGAGAAGATTGACAACAAATGGGGTAGGTGATGTTTGGCAATCTGATGGTTCTGAATTGAGTCGGAGGAGGGGAAATAGAAATTTTGATAGTGTGTTTGGAAGCACATCTCCTGATTATTTGCCCTTTGAGTTTAGGGCCTTAGAAGTTGCTCTGGAGGCTGCCTGTAAATTTCTTGATTCTCAG GCAGCTGAATTAGAAATTGAAGCATATCCGTTACTAGATGAGCTCACGTCAAAGATCAGTACACTGAACTTGGAGCGCGCACGTCGATTGAAAAGTAGACTCCTTGCCTTGACTCGGAGAGTTCAGAAG GTTCGGGATGAAATAGAGCAGCTCATGGATGATGATGGAGATATGGCTGAGATGTATCTCACTGACAAGAAAAGTCGTATGGAGTCATCGTTTTATGGTGATCAATCTGTGCTGGGGTACAGATCTACTGATGGTACATCTCTTTCTGCACCTGTTTCTCCTGTAGCTTCCCCTCCCGATGGCCGAAAGCTTGAGAAAAGCCTGAGCATTGCAAGGAGTCGACATGAAAGCATGAGAAGTTCAGATAGTACTACAGAGAGTATAGAAGAGCTTGAGATGCTGTTGGAAGCATACTTTGTTGTCATTGACAGCACCCTGAATAAGCTGACATCG TTGAAAGAGTACATTGATGACACAGAAGATTTCATAAACATTCAGCTG GATAATGTCCGAAACCAGCTGATCCAATTTGAGCTACTACTCACAACTGCAACATTTGTTGTTGCTATATTTGGGGTCGTAGCAGGAATCTTTGGGATGAACTTCACAATACCTTTGTTTGATAACGCTGGTGCATTTAAGTGGGTACTTATAATTACAGGTGTAACTGGCTTTTGCATATTTTCTGCATTTGTGTGGTTCTTCAAGTACAGAAGACTCATGCCACTTTAG
- the LOC18783394 gene encoding non-functional pseudokinase ZED1, whose translation MLSRFRNHKNKRKEGYFLKNGAVMLEQLIHSFNGNCNPIRMYFGKELKKATNNYNWDRMTHENWNFQLYKGVHDDHEILVKKFEGDSNSCMDPLELITNEAAIASNMSKQKNVLKLLGCCLETELPTLVYEFPAKGILSHHIYRGSQLLPWQTKLKIAVEVADAVAYKDRGKNIADLQAFQVLVNSNEWENLHDTSMGQVAECTKLALWCLESDPYDNPTMKEVARRFRLIKSF comes from the exons ATGCTATCACGCTTCAGAAACcacaaaaacaagagaaaagaGGGCTATTTCCTGAAAAATGGAGCTGTGATGCTGGAACAGCTCATCCATTCTTTTAATGGGAATTGTAATCCAATTCGGATGTACTTTGGAAAAGAGCTCAAGAAGGCAACAAACAACTACAACTGGGATAGAATGACACATGAGAATTGGAACTTCCAACTGTACAAAGGAGTTCATGACGATCATGAAATTCTAGTGAAGAAGTTTGAAGGAGACTCAAACAGTTGCATGGACCCTCTAGAACTAATTACAAATGAAGCTGCTATTGCCTCAAACATGAGCAAGCAAAAGAATGTTTTGAAGCTCTTGGGCTGCTGCCTTGAGACTGAGTTGCCTACCCTTGTTTATGAATTCCCAGCAAAGGGAATTCTCTCCCATCACATCTATAGGGGCAGTCAATTGCTACCATGGCAGACTAAGCTAAAGATTGCAGTTGAAGTAGCAGATGCAGTGGCATATAAAGACAGAG GAAAGAACATTGCTGATTTACAAGCTTTTCAGGTTTTAGTGAATTCTAACGAATGGGAAAATTTGCATGATACAAGCATGGGCCAAGTAGCAGAATGCACCAAGCTCGCATTATGGTGTCTCGAGTCAGATCCTTATGATAATCCCACCATGAAAGAAGTGGCAAGGAGATTCAGATTAATAAAGAGCTTCTAA
- the LOC18783916 gene encoding non-functional pseudokinase ZED1, translating into MLSCFRNKKYKTKEEGCFLKNGAAILEQLIHSFYGNCNPIRMYSKEELKKATNDYCWDGMAHQDWNSRLYKGVHEEHGILVKKFEADSSSYMDPLELITNEAAIASNMSKHKNVLKLLGCCLESELPTLVYEFPAKGNLSHHIYGDGQSLQWQIRLKIGIEVADAVAYLHYGMPKMIIHRDIKAGHIFLDQDYVAKLSEFRTSVPIPLGKTHVDVEVITGTHRCLPPEYAISGRTSEKSDVHSFGILLCEIFAGKRWDSLLIWFKENSNKGSSSSYNELEFR; encoded by the coding sequence ATGCTATCATGCTTCAGAAACAAGAAATACAAGACAAAAGAGGAGGGATGCTTCTTGAAGAATGGAGCTGCCATTTTAGAACAGCTTATACATTCTTTCTATGGGAATTGTAATCCGATTCGGATGTACTCCAAAGAAGAGCTCAAGAAAGCAACAAATGATTATTGCTGGGATGGAATGGCACATCAAGATTGGAACTCTCGATTGTACAAAGGAGTTCATGAAGAGCATGGAATTTTGGTGAAAAAGTTTGAAGCAGACTCAAGTAGTTACATGGATCCTCTAGAACTGATTACAAATGAAGCTGCAATAGCCTCGAACATGAGCAAGCACAAGAATGTTTTGAAGCTCTTGGGATGCTGCCTCGAGTCTGAGTTGCCTACGCTAGTTTATGAATTCCCAGCAAAAGGAaacctctcacaccacatctaTGGAGATGGCCAATCACTACAATGGCAGATTAGGTTAAAGATTGGAATTGAAGTAGCAGATGCAGTTGCCTATCTCCACTATGGCATGCCGAAGATGATCATCCATCGAGATATAAAGGCTGGACATATCTTCTTAGACCAAGACTATGTTGCAAAGCTGTCTGAGTTCCGAACCTCAGTGCCAATTCCGTTGGGTAAAACTCATGTGGATGTTGAAGTAATTACCGGGACTCATAGGTGCCTGCCTCCTGAATATGCTATATCTGGACGTACTTCAGAAAAGAGTGATGTCCATAGCTTCGGAATTCTGTTATGTGAGATCTTCGCAGGGAAGAGATGGGatagtttactaatttggTTTAAGGAGAATTCTAACAAAGGCAGTTCAAGCTCATATAACGAGCTAGAGTTTAGATAG
- the LOC18783466 gene encoding uncharacterized protein LOC18783466, with amino-acid sequence MSSEPKTSSATGGGGGGGGAGGRGFRAKMEHYMYSGEKKHVFAGIVLVSAVFAVPWYLMTRGAKHQSHQDYLEKADKARSQRLSSGASSAK; translated from the exons aTGAGCAGCGAGCCCAAAACCAGTAGCGCAactggaggaggaggaggaggaggaggagcaggAGGAAGGGGATTTAGGGCGAAAATGGAGCACTACATGTACAGCGGTGAGAAGAAGCACGTATTTGCTGGCATCGTTCTTGTCAGCGCCGTCTTTGCCGTTCCTTGGTACCTCATGACTCGAG GGGCAAAGCATCAATCCCATCAAGATTACTTAGAGAAAGCTGATAAGGCAAGGAGCCAAAGACTTTCTTCAGGGGCTTCTTCTGCTAAATGA
- the LOC18781790 gene encoding pentatricopeptide repeat-containing protein At1g80880, mitochondrial — protein MALPSMARRLRSKHPQLFLSHTLLPSISNSPSPPHSSHPLPQYLSQTFHRTLLVPFHTPRHFSTLQPFSAQTLNDPLGFNAQRFKTNDPYKSGLTQFLELLKHAAHFASEAEAMAFLDKSGIEVNGDTVLLAIWELREDWKLAFLAFKWGEKLGCCDEEACSLMVWVLGSHRKFSTAWCLIRDLHRALMDTRRAMLIMIERYASVNDPCKAIKTFQMMDKFRLTPDREAFHTLLNALCKYGNIEEAEEFMLVNKKLFPLETEGFNIILNGWCNISVDVFEAKRVWREMSKCCITPDATSYSHLISCLSKVGKLFDSLRFYDQMKKRGFVPGLKVYNSLIYVLTCENCFNEALKMLGNLKQMGLQPDSTTYNSMICPLCESKKLEEARQMLSAMIEDNISPTIETYHAFLQSTGLEGTLEILNRMKKENLGPNGNTFLMNLGKFFRLEQPEMALKIWTEMKHYGVVPDSTHYTVMVQGLAARRLLMKARELFAEMRSNGFLGDPKLEKLLKEPVGGSSVKGKQRLRPVKQATRVNQKQGRMKRWKSPHQSREEKTSIQ, from the exons ATGGCACTTCCCTCCATGGCAAGAAGGCTACGAAGCAAACATCCCCAGCTCTTCCTATCACACACGCTGCTCCCGTCCATTTCTAACTCACCGTCTCCTCCTCATTCTTCACACCCTCTCCCCCAGTATCTCTCTCAAACATTTCATCGAACACTTCTCGTTCCCTTTCACACCCCTCGCCATTTCTCTACTCTCCAACCCTTCTCAGCCCAAACTCTCAACGACCCATTGGGCTTCAATGCCCAACGATTCAAGACAAACGACCCGTACAAGTCGGGTCTCACCCAATTTCTCGAATTGCTCAAACATGCCGCCCATTTTGCCTCAGAAGCCGAGGCCATGGCTTTTCTCGACAAGTCGGGCATTGAGGTGAATGGAGATACGGTCCTTTTAGCGATTTGGGAATTGAGGGAAGACTGGAAATTGGCGTTTTTGGCTTTCAAATGGGGTGAAAAATTGGGTTGTTGCGATGAAGAGGCTTGTAGTTTGATGGTATGGGTTTTGGGGAGTCACAGAAAGTTCAGTACTGCTTGGTGTTTGATACGGGACTTGCATCGGGCTCTGATGGATACACGGCGTGCTATGCTTATTATGATTGAGAG ATATGCATCTGTAAATGATCCATGTAAGGCCATTAAGACATTCCAGATGATGGACAAGTTCAGGTTGACTCCTGATCGAGAAGCATTCCACACCCTCTTAAATGCTCTCTGTAAATATGGAAACATTGAAGAAGCTGAAGAATTCATGCTTGTTAATAAGAAGCTTTTCCCACTGGAGACTGAGGGCTTTAACATTATTCTCAATGGGTGGTGTAACATATCTGTTGATGTATTTGAAGCCAAGAGAGTTTGGAGAGAAATGTCAAAATGTTGTATTACACCAGATGCAACTTCTTATTCACATTTGATTTCCTGCTTGTCAAAGGTTGGAAAGCTTTTTGACTCCCTTAGGTTCTATgatcaaatgaagaaaagggGCTTTGTTCCTGGCCTCAAAGTTTATAATTCATTGATTTATGTACTAACTTGTGAAAATTGCTTTAACGAAGCTCTCAAAATGCTGGGCAATTTGAAACAAATGGGTTTGCAGCCAGATTCTACTACCTATAACTCAATGATATGTCCTTTATGTGAATCAAAAAAGCTAGAGGAGGCGAGGCAGATGTTGAGCGCTATGATAGAGGATAATATCAGCCCAACCATTGAGACTTACCATGCATTTCTCCAGAGCACAGGTTTAGAGGGAACTCTTGAAATTCTTAATcgaatgaagaaagaaaatttaggTCCTAATGGCAATACCTTTCTTATGAATCTTGGAAAGTTCTTCAGATTAGAGCAACCTGAGATGGCATTGAAGATTTGGACAGAAATGAAGCACTATGGAGTAGTGCCTGATTCTACACATTACACAGTAATGGTACAGGGCCTGGCAGCTCGTCGTTTGTTAATGAAGGCCAGGGAACTTTTTGCTGAGATGAGGTCAAACGGATTTTTGGGAGATCCAAAGCTTGAAAAGCTTTTGAAGGAACCAGTTGGAGGCAGTAGTGTAAAAGGAAAACAGAGACTGAGACCAGTAAAGCAAGCAACAAGGGTTAATCAAAAGCAAGGCAGGATGAAGAGATGGAAAAGTCCACACCAATCAAGAGAGGAGAAGACATCAATTCAATAG
- the LOC18782669 gene encoding lamin-like protein produces MWKSCNTTHLILFLLFISGLAVLTPILATDHIVGANRGWNAGINYTLWANNQTFYVGDLISFRYPKNQYNVFEVNQTGYDNCTLDSAVGNWSSGKDFIPLNQAKRYYFICGNGQCYNGMKVSVVVHPLPSPPKAAPGAHNSSSDSAVLVVPRQGFRALAVSLAMLCFGFGWV; encoded by the exons ATGTGGAAGTCTTGTAACACAACCCACCTCATCttgtttctccttttcataTCCGGCCTTGCAGTCCTCACTCCAATCCTTGCCACTGACCACATTGTTGGTGCCAACCGTGGCTGGAACGCTGGCATCAACTACACCCTCTGGGCCAACAACCAAACTTTCTATGTTGGGGACCTCATCT CATTTAGGTACCCAAAGAACCAGTACAATGTGTTTGAGGTAAACCAGACTGGGTATGACAACTGCACCTTGGACAGTGCTGTAGGGAACTGGAGCAGTGGCAAAGACTTCATACCCCTCAATCAGGCCAAGAGGTATTACTTCATTTGTGGCAATGGTCAATGCTACAATGGCATGAAGGTCTCTGTTGTTGTCCATCCTCTGCCTTCACCCCCCAAGGCCGCCCCAGGTGCCCATAATTCTTCATCAGATTCTGCTGTCCTGGTTGTTCCTCGACAGGGATTTCGGGCCTTAGCGGTCTCTTTGGCAATGCTGTGCTTTGGATTCGGATGGGTCTAG
- the LOC18783216 gene encoding mitogen-activated protein kinase kinase kinase 2 codes for MKRKVEEELDGEKHSMWSHGGHWQRGEFIGEGSFGSVFLATPKKRRRGEFSRMVNLPAMMAVKSAKVSASKSIEHEAGVLFEIKGCPFVIERFGEETTTTDKGDKVYNLLLEFASGGTLDGLIQKSNGLGLPEYDVRRYTRSILEGIRHIHKCDYVHCDLKPDNLLLVSGATTSFVAKIADFGLAKKTKDNYSRWRGTPRYLSPEALFDNKQDQSCDIWALGCIVFEMLTGNSPWDLKPGCDLDNSVDVTVFDHLRTSKIPAEISDVARDFLKSCLAMRSCERSTAERLLSHPFVAPPQPSKAGHAKLKVVNSSLGYAYGVSYFKPKADYRASTATVPRIHPLPGFEIPAGH; via the exons atgaaaaGAAAGGTTGAAGAAGAATTAGATGGGGAAAAGCACAGCATGTGGAGTCATGGAGGGCACTGGCAGAGAGGGGAGTTTATTGGAGAAGGAAGCTTTGGTTCTGTTTTTCTCGCTACTCCCAAGAAACGAAGAAGGGGTGAGTTTAGCCGTATGGTCAATTTGCCTGCGATGATGGCGGTGAAATCGGCAAAGGTGTCTGCTTCGAAGTCTATTGAACATGAGGCAGGGGTTCTGTTTGAGATCAAGGGCTGCCCTTTCGTTATCGAGCGCTTCGGTGAAGAGACCACAACCACAGACAAGGGTGACAAGGTCTACAACTTGTTGTTAGAATTTGCTTCTGGAGGAACCCTTGATGGCCTCATACAAAAATCCAATGGTCTTGGATTGCCTGAATACGATGTTAGAAGATATACAAGGTCAATTCTTGAAGGGATTAGACACATTCACAAGTGTGACTATGTTCACTGCGATTTGAAGCCGGACAACCTTCTGCTTGT GTCTGGTGCTACAACTAGTTTTGTAGCCAAGATTGCAGATTTTGGGTTGGCTAAGAAAACCAAGGACAACTATAGTCGGTGGAGAGGCACTCCTAGGTATCTGTCCCCAGAGGCTTTATTTGATAACAAACAAGATCAGTCCTGTGACATTTGGGCTCTTGGTTGTATTGTGTTTGAGATGCTAACCGGAAACTCCCCCTGGGATTTGAAGCCTGGTTGTGATCTTGACAATTCCGTCGACGTGACGGTGTTTGATCATCTACGCACTTCCAAAATTCCGGCCGAGATCTCAGATGTGGCCAGGGATTTTCTCAAGAGTTGCCTTGCCATGAGGTCCTGTGAAAGATCAACAGCTGAAAGGCTCTTGTCTCATCCATTCGTAGCGCCGCCTCAACCATCAAAAGCGGGTCATGCCAAGTTGAAGGTGGTCAACTCATCTTTGGGATATGCATATGGTGTCTCTTACTTCAAACCGAAAGCAGATTACCGTGCAAGCACTGCCACTGTTCCCAGAATTCATCCCCTACCGGGTTTTGAGATACCAGCTGGACATTAA